The following proteins are encoded in a genomic region of Rhinoraja longicauda isolate Sanriku21f chromosome 28, sRhiLon1.1, whole genome shotgun sequence:
- the pole4 gene encoding DNA polymerase epsilon subunit 4 yields MEDAESPAAAAVGAGDDDHDQDHDQESRQSAQLDAEAEAERPQLKLLRLPLSRIKGLIKADPEVTLASQEAVFAIGKATELFVEVIAKDAYIFAVQAKRKTIQRKDLDNAVDAADEFAFLEGTLE; encoded by the exons ATGGAGGACGCGGAGagtccggcggcggcggcggtagGAGCAGGGGACGACGATCACGACCAGGACCACGACCAGGAGAGCCGGCAGAGCGCGCAGCTCGACGCCGAGGCGGAGGCGGAGAGGCCGCAACTGAAGCTGCTCCGCCTGCCGCTCAGCCGCATCAAGGGGCTGATAAAGGCCGACCCCGAGGTGACGCTGGCGAGTCAGGAGGCCGTGTTCGCCATCGGCAAGGCCACG GAGCTATTTGTTGAGGTGATTGCCAAGGATGCGTACATATTTGCTGTGCAAGCAAAACGTAAAACGATCCAGCGGAAGGACTTGG ATAATGCCGTAGATGCTGCAGATGAATTTGCATTTTTAGAAG GAACTCTGGAGTga
- the LOC144607217 gene encoding serine/threonine-protein kinase NIM1-like produces the protein MRNNEKVKSELILGKRVGFYQLRGEIGIGNFSKVKLGIHCLTKERVAIKIMDKKHLTHKKQELFVNEVLCMEQLHHPNIIRLYEVLESRTRLHLVLEYADGGDLFTKICTQGRLLEHESKFIFIQIVSAVKHMHENNVVHRDLKAENVFYSHNNLVKVGDFGFSALCPVNEPLNVYCGSPPYAAPELFREKSYFGIHVDIWALGILLYFIMTATLPFCADTVKKLKKFILLGSYSIPPYVSNPCKKLIHGILQPIPTNRHSIANILDCPWLRGLQLPEPYQPFHLSPDHLAGKIPLSEEESDVKKALCDLGITEGLIYNNHDWEPHNPITGTYRILLHQRQKICFALMSNCHRGKALNERSRQQLRERIENSRTCLVL, from the exons ATGAGGAACAATGAAAAAGTGAAAAGTGAACTGATACTTGGAAAGAGAGTTGGATTTTACCAGCTCCGAGGAGAGATTGGCATTGGGAACTTCTCAAAGGTGAAACTTGGAATACATTGCTTGACGAAAG AAAGGGTAGCAATTAAGATTATGGATAAAAAGCACCTAACCCACAAGAAACAGGAGCTGTTCGTAAATGAAGTTCTGTGTATGGAGCAACTTCATCATCCAAACATTATCCGATTATATGAGGTGCTGGAGTCACGGACTCGTCTGCATCTGGTCTTGGAGTACGCAGATGGAGGGGATCTCTTCACCAAGATCTGCACACAGGGACGCCTCTTGGAACATGAGAGTAAATTTATATTTATTCAGATTGTATCGGCTGTCAAACACATG catgaaaacaatgtGGTGCATCGGGATCTCAAAGCAGAAAATGTATTTTATTCACATAATAACCTTGTGAAGGTGGGTGACTTTGGCTtcagtgccctgtgccctgtgaatGAGCCGCTTAATGTGTACTGTGGCTCCCCTCCATACGCAGCCCCAGAGCTATTTAGAgaaaaaagttactttggaatccACGTGGACATTTGGGCTCTCGGCATCCTGTTATACTTCATAATGACAGCGACTTTGCCTTTCTGTGCAGACACTGTCAAGAAGCTAAAAAAATTCATCCTATTGGGGTCATATTCAATTCCACCTTATGTGTCCAATCCCTGCAAGAAACTAATCCACGGAATTCTGCAACCCATCCCGACAAACCGCCACTCCATAGCCAACATCCTGGACTGTCCATGGCTGAGGGGGTTGCAACTTCCAGAGCCGTACCAACCATTCCACCTGAGTCCAGATCACCTGGCTGGGAAAATACCCCTCAGCGAAGAGGAGAGTGACGTGAAAAAGGCGTTGTGTGACCTCGGGATCACGGAGGGACTCATCTACAATAACCATGATTGGGAGCCTCACAATCCTATCACTGGCACTTATCGAATTCTTCTTCACCAGAGACAAAAAATATGCTTTGCCTTGATGAGCAACTGCCATAGAGGCAAAGCATTGAATGAAAGAAGTAGGCAGCAATTGAGGGAACGCATAGAGAACTCAAGAACGTGTCTGGTTCTATAA